DNA sequence from the Vicia villosa cultivar HV-30 ecotype Madison, WI linkage group LG3, Vvil1.0, whole genome shotgun sequence genome:
ttgtatttatatattaaaatgtgtttgatatttttaaaaagttaaaaagtgattttataatttaaggtaatatattatttttaaacttttaaaGAATATCAACTATATTTCAAGACACAACCCTCCAAATCCTTCACATCCCCTGCCCTTTCATATTTTGAACAAAACATATATGTAAATCAAATTCTTCCCTCTCCTCCCCTCCCTTTGATAAAAATCACCACCTTCCCTTCTCTTCCCTCCATTTAATAAAAATCCATTCTCATCCATTCCTTAAAGTGTACAGTAGGATATCATACGCAAGATCCCACTTGCACTTAGGGATGAGAATAGGCCAGACCGgtctacaggggcctatagcctagtCTATTTAAGGCCAGGCCATGCCAgacctatttgataaaaaaagcCAGGCTTATGCATTTTTAAAAGCTTATTTAATTACATAGGCCATAcataggctattaaaaaagcctatgaaatcttataggccgacctatattttcatatatattaaaaatagtctaaataggttggtctatctatgcatatatattagaaaaaagccGAATAGGTTAGTCTATAAATGCATATATATTGGAAAAAATGTTAAATAGACCGACATAAATATTCATATATAGGCCGACTTATAAGGCTTCTTGAGTAACACGAATTAATTGAAAATCTTAATGAGTAAGagacttttaaataggctttcaggctaGGCCATACTCTTAAAAAGGCCAGACTCGACTGAAAAAAAGAGCCTATGATAGGCTATAGGCCAGACTCAGaccttgtaagtttatcgtaggtcaGACTCAGGCTTTAAAAAgtctagcctagcctattcccacccctacttgcactctttgtttttttttattgaagaGAGGGCTAAGAGCCCGGAAATAAAAAATTACAAGCAAATAACTCTAGGAGTACTAACACAATTCTCATTCGCTTGGAGAACATGTATGAAGTCTTCAGGACATGCATCAGAAAGTCTGTATTGCTCCTTCAAAGAGAAGTTGTGCTTGATTAACTCGTCAGCCAACTGATTTGCTTCTCTGTGCAGATACGTGATTTCCAGCTCCCACAAACTAATGATCTTAGCCACGAATTTGTTCCCATTGCGATGAGTGATCCACTTTCCCTTTATGTCTTGCACCACTACCATTGAGTCTACCCGAATTTCCACCTTGGAAAAGCTCATATTCCTTCATATACTCCCTAAATCTCAGCCATATAAGCATCCCCACAACCGATAAAATAAGAGAACCCACTAAGTCATTCTCCCGCATCTCCTCGGATTACGCCTCCTTACCCAATAATACCATGCTTACGAGCTCCATCTGTGAATACAAGTCCATACTCACAAaggagtttttgatccatggcaaactccacaagcaaacaagcaacaaggcacaagcaaaagaactcaaggaaaagcaagtttggctattcaagacaaatcaggtcgacctgctctgcatctaggtcgactcaaaacaaggaaaacatagaagattcagaaatgccacagacaggtcgacctactcacactCCAGATCGacctaaaatgatgaaatttacaCACCTCACTGTTAGGCCGActcacataacaactaggtcgacctaaactgaagaaaagtcttcaGAACATGTTTCAacagaattctggtcgacctaaaccttcgacaggtcgacctaactggcaaGAATTTCATCCAAGTTGAATCCAGTTCTGCTATGCTCCAACTGatcagctctcatatatattatctaatGTCAATTATTGAAgattcaacaccaacaactgaaagatacacaaaggcttctcatcttcaatcatcgacacaactccaacataactacacacaatcatttttgcgttgagggtttgcgttcaagatcgataacgtccatggaacggaattgaagattcctagtgggtgaagatttgtggggtttctggtgaataaaatctgcgggttttgtcctccaagattggtgaattttgggggtttttatcaagaggcttcatcaaggatccagctgagtgtgaagattgaagaacaagggttcaagcaattcaagacactgcagaaagggatcaaagtgaagctcttggaagaccttgatctggctcaagattaagggggaagaagattcaaaggatcgacaaaatcggtttattgtttatcgctttgttatcttctttgtataaactgctttcaataataatggaagacttcccaattcccgtttggaattgggggcagatgtagtcgtagcgaggacgatcgacgaactgcctgaacaaatatcgtgttcttatcgcttttatcttttcatttacgttctgttcatatttggttataattgcaaattgatcaacgattcaagtgttaaaattgtgtattaagaacttgtgtaaacatcacaattcaccacacattgaatcacaatcaatttgaatattatcaccaagtgtttgtctttttgcttcatCTATTATCAAAGCATTGGAAACAAAGTTTATCAAAATAGAAGTTAATCGTTTTTCATTGGTGTAACGAATTGCTTCAATAGTatatcctttcattgttaatcccaattattttgtgatttcatcacatatacaaccttttcaatagcggtccggaatagacgcgagtcgattcagaaccactttcacttaagtttgaaataattccaaaaaattctgagagatctattcacccccctctagatccttaagcctagcgtctaacaccaTCTATATTAATGCATATCCACCCACTCTTTGGACTTCGAAGGCACAAGTTTAACCTGGCAGTGTCATATATGTCCCCGTGCAATTAGCCTTCATGAACCCTTCTAACGCGCCATAATACTTTAATGTCTTCGTCACTCTCCACCTGATTATGCATTCTTTATTACCTAAACAAATAATTACTTAGACATTTTTTTACTCAAAATAATGTAATGCACTATTTCTTTCCATAGTTATTAATTAAGCCTTAAATCTCTTTCCATAGTTATTAATTAAGCCTTAAATCTATAAAAGATGAATAATGAATAGTAATAGTGTAGTAGTCATAGTATTTCTTTCCCTACATTGAACTAATCccattttatgttttgttttggcTTTCCTGTTACTCAAGATAGTTAGGGTTTAGGTGTCATAGATTATGGAAGGGAAGAGAAACGTCCGCATCTGCTGTTTATGCAACCAAAGAAGAGCTTCTCTCAAGAGACCCAAAACCCTTCAACAGATTTGCACTCAATGTTTCTACCTCGCCTTCGAAAACGAGATTCACCAAATCATCATTTCCAACCGTCTCTTCACCCGCGGGGACCGCGTCGCCATCGGCGCTTCCGGCGGTAAAGACTCCACCGTCCTCGCCTACGTTTTATCCAAACTCAACCGCGACCACGACTACGGCCTCCACCTCTCCCTCCTCTCCGTCGACGAAGGCATCACCGGCTACCGCGACGATTCCCTCGAAACCGTTCATAGAAACCAGATTCAGTATGGATTGCCTCTCAAAATTGTCTCCTACAAGGATTTATACGGCTGGACGATGGACGAGATTGTCAAACAGATCGGTTTGAAGAACAATTGCACCTTCTGCGGCGTTTTCCGTCGTCAGGCGCTTGATCGGGGAGCGGCTTTCCTGAAGGTGGATAAACTGGTGACTGGACACAACGCCGACGACATTGCGGAGACGATTTTGTTGAATATATTGAGAGGTGATATAGCTAGATTGAGTAGATGCAGTTCAATTGTAACAGGTGAAGATGGACCAATCCCTAGATGTAAACCTTTTAAGTATACTTATGAAAAAGAGATTGTTATGTATGCATATTTCAAGAAGCTTGATTACTTTTCCACTGAATGTATTTATTCTCCAAATGCTTATCGTGGTTTTGCTCGCGAGTTCATCAAGGATTTGGAGAGAATCAGGTGCTAAAACCCTATCCATTTTTCCTGTTTGTTTGTTATTCACAATATTTCATTGACTCATGTACATATTCATGAAAATGCAGACCCAGAGCCATTCTCGACATCATCAAATCTGGAGAGAATTTCAGGATTTCTACCACTACTAAAATGCCAGAGCAGGGAACGTGTGAACGCTGTGGTTATATTTCAAGTCAGGTATTTTCCTCGCTCCCCACATGGTTGAATATTAACATAGGAAAAGTTGCTTTCGTGTATACAATGCTGCTTTTCAATCCAAATTGATGGTTTACTTTGAATAAGATTGTTTCAACTAGTCTTGCTTTCATACCACTATAAACAAATCTTAATTTGAATTGGTTTATGGACGGATTAAGTTGTTATTTTATATTGCTAACTTTGTTTCTCAACATTGATATTCTCACTTATTTCAAAAAATTCTGCGTGATTCGACTTATTGATCAGTTTCATCTTATGTTTTCCTTGGGCTCAATGGGCTGTATTGTAATGGGGGGTTCTTAGTCCTTAAGGTCTTGTTCGGTCTTTTTCTCCCTTTGATTTCAATATCGGGTCATCTAAAGTAGATAGAATAGCTGAAATATACTATCCTTTTCCTGTACAGAAATGGTGTAAAGCTTGTGTTCTGCTTGATGGATTGAATCGAGGTTTGCCTAAACTGGGAATTGGACGGAGTCGGGTTGGCAATGGTTGCAAggaagaaaatgaaaatgaaagtcGTGGAAGAAAGAGCATTGAGAGCAAACAATGTGGATCTTTGGACTTCTGATTTTCTATGTAGGCATCATCATAAATCAGCGGCTTCTAATTGATGGTCAAAGGTACTTGCAGTTAATATCTACCAGATAATTTCGTGACAGTTAGCGAAATGTCGATATACCTGATGTCAAAAAGTATAAGACCAATAGTTTTTGCAGAACGACTTTGCATAGTAACACATTGATTAAAACAATAATAAGTCTAGAATAGTTGCATTATTTGCAGATTTTGTTACTTTTCCTTTGTATTAAACATCTCTAGCTTGATTTTTGTGAGCAATATTTTGTAGTACAGTTATTTGTATTTTTGTACTCAGAATTTGTCCATACAGCTCAACACTGTACTGTAGAATGCAACCTCAAGCACTGGCTTGAATATCCTTGAGGCATGCAACTTGAGTTTTGATATTGCATTATTGCTTATGTTCTTCTCTAACAATGGTTTTCTTGAAGAGTGTAAAAATAATTCAGCACTGTTTTCACAATTGGTACTTTATTGTGTTTATGAAGttttctatttgttttaccaGTGAGCTAACAAGGCTTAGTGATGGGATACCAATAAGGATGAATGTTTAGCTTGGCAAGCTGTATTTCAAACACCATTGGTGTTTATTTTCTATAGTTTTATTTATGGGTGTTGGATGCCGACGAATTAGTCTGGTTGAAAGTTGAAACTGGTATCTTATTACAAATGAATAGGACATTTGATTGCCTACAAAGGAGAATCTGGTGGATTAATTAACAACTGACATGAATAAAACTATGGACGAAGTGCCCTTGATTTCTATTTGATCGAACTTTTTGTGAAGATTGACATATATGAGTCCCACAAAGGAGAATCTGGTGGATTGAAGTATGCTGTCGGGAGGAGTATAGTCTTTGGTCATCTGTTATTTGAATTACTTCTTTATGTTCAAGTTTGGAGATTTTGTTTTCAGAGGTTGGGTATAGCTTTAGTTTTTGAGTTGGAATCTTTAGTTTTTGAGTTTGGAGATTTAATGCTATTTTGTATTGTCATAAACAGTTCAAGATGCTTGGCAAGCTATTGGTTTGCAGTTTTCTGCATAATTTATTTAATGTTGGATTTACAAAGAATTTGGCAAAATCCCAATAAACCACAAACTAAAAGTGTAAATTGTTAAAGATAATTTGGCCAAGTTATACTCTATTTGCTGATCAATCTCAAATCAACTAATGAAATCAGTttaacatagaaaaacaaattaattgaaTTGTATAAACAAACAAATGAGttgaattgtatgattaatattcattatttctttatgtttttttttaataaactgaTCTCAATTAAGTCACCCTATCACTCTTTAGGATACGATTTTCCAATATTACTCCTATTAACCACCTATCAAAAAATGGCTCGTAGTCAAATTGGACAAACTAAATCGTTAAATGATATCTCATTTGTTTATCTTTAAAGGGTGAACTCTAGCCACTAGattaccaaacaaaaacaaagttTACCAAGTTAGCAATCTAAGAACATATTCAAGAGGAGAAATCATCTTTGGTTGCTTGTGTCGAACTTTGTAGGTTTAAATTGCTACATtgcatttaaaaaatttattagcaaTTTTAATCAATTTCACTCCGATGATAATTATAAATAACAATTTAAAGTTGACTCCACCAATTTATATTGtttcatttgttttaaattttgattaaattttaaacattaatttaaagaaaaataataattttataggtAAAAAAGTTCACTCattcataaaaacaatattttaatgaTAAACAATATTTTTTGTGGTTGTTTATTCGGATAACATTGTTTATTTTCAAACAATTTAGAGTGTCAAGTAAGCAAACTTCAACGACCAATTAAAACAAGCAACATAACATTGATGGTATAcccatttttttcaattttttttttcaacattgATGTAAAGCAAACTTTAGACTTTTGTTGCATACCTACTTTTTTTCAAGTTCTATCGTTATGCACGCTTTCAATTTATGATTTAACATAAAAAAAGGTTAGATACATAACATAAATTTCTAgtttaaataaaagatattatgTAAGAACACCAACCTTGGAACAAattttttctgcacttgcaatctatTCCAAAGATCTATTCTCAGCTTTTTTAAATTTCAATGTTTTCGTGTCAAATGCTTTCATCACCAATGTTTGAGTTTCACAAAATAGCGTATATATAGTCGTTGTGTTCAAATTCCTATTGGATGTAAATGGTTTCTGGTGGATTGGTGTGTTGGTAAAATCTTGAGTGTTGTTACTTTATAATGATTCATGTTCTGAACAACATATATAGAAAAAGAAAACCCTTAAAACTAAATGAGTGCGAAAATGAATTGAACATTTGAACACATTAAAACCCACACCTTAATGTTCTTTCTTCTAACCCTATTCATTATTCatccttttttttccttttcttgacTCCCAACCAAGGATGTTTCATACtgattttttcttatttccaCTACAAAAAACTGAGGATCCTTTTTTACACCCACAACAAGTTCCCGTGCAAGTTTCCGCACCATGCCCCTCATCATCAATTGTTGTTTTACGAATTCTACTACAACTAATGTTTCTTTATGAGTACCCACTGAAGATACTTGAGGCAAATTCTGAATTAATGCATCTTCTGGGGTGACAAACTTCCAAATGTCTTTGAACGAAAcctaaatacaaaaaaaatgtcTAAATGGTTTATCTTGAATAAGATAACCGAACGACCTACAAACTCATAGCAAAATGAAGTTGAATAGCAAAATGAAGTTGAATGATAGCAAAAATCTAAGGGATCAGAGACATAAATAGTCATCTTAGAACAATAGTAAAATGAAGTTAAATGATGTAATTTCAACTATTAGGGTGAGGTATGCTATTGAAATCCCTAGTAGTAAGGCATTTAAGGCAAGACAGATTGCTAAAAGGATAATTGAGGGGAACCCTAGCAAGCAATACAGTCTATTATGGTCATATGGTACTTAATTGAGGAGGGCTTCACCAAGAAATACTTTTAAGCTGAACATTCAAACTCTAGGTCCAGATTACAACCAAGGTTTGAAAGGTGTTATATGTATTTTAATGGAACAAAGAAAGCTCTGAAATTGGCTTGTAGACCATTTATTGAATTAGATGGATGTCATCTAAAGCACAAGTATGGTGGGATATTATTGATAGCTTTGGGAAGAGACCCTAATGACCAATATTTACCTATTGCATTTGGATTTGTAGAAACTAAATCTAAGGACACTTGGAGTTAGTTTATGCAGCTCCTTCTTGAAGATATTGGTGAAATAAAGTGTTGTTTCATATCTGACAAAGAAAAGGAATGTCAGCTTCTTAATCTATTTGGTTGATTAGAGTGATAATTGAATTCCAATTGAAatgaattgttttattatttttttgtcagGGTCTGGGACAGGTATATGAGGAGTAATACCCAACACTTGAACATAGGTTTTGTGTGAGACATTTGTATGCTAACTTTAAGAAAAGGTTTGGAGGTGATACCCTTTTTAGGGATCTCATGATGGCTGCAGCAAAGGCAACATGCCTTGAAGGTCATGAGCAATACATGGCGAAAATTAAGGAGATTAGCATCGATGCTTATGCATGGTTTGAGGAAATTCCAAAAGGTAAAGAGTATGGTTTCAAAGAAGAAGTAAGTCATGAATGTTATGGTTCATACCAAAAAGAGTGAAAGAATCATGACTATCAAAATAAAAGACATCAAGGGGGATGGAAAACACCAAGAAGATCTAGTTGTAATCACTGAAGAGGATACCTCAAAACAACCAATCAAGAATGGTATGAAAAGTTGGGACGAAATTCAAAAAGGCTTGACTCAATGAGGATATTATTTGAAGTGTTGAAGTTTAAGTTGTATCTTAGTTGTGCTATGTACTTAGTACTTTGTATTTTGATAATGTTACTAGAATTAAAATACTATGTATTTTGTTTATGCTACAATCTATGAGCATTGATTTGTAGTTTAGTTATGCTACAATCTATGACTATGTATTTTGATTAATG
Encoded proteins:
- the LOC131660503 gene encoding cytoplasmic tRNA 2-thiolation protein 1-like; this translates as MEGKRNVRICCLCNQRRASLKRPKTLQQICTQCFYLAFENEIHQIIISNRLFTRGDRVAIGASGGKDSTVLAYVLSKLNRDHDYGLHLSLLSVDEGITGYRDDSLETVHRNQIQYGLPLKIVSYKDLYGWTMDEIVKQIGLKNNCTFCGVFRRQALDRGAAFLKVDKLVTGHNADDIAETILLNILRGDIARLSRCSSIVTGEDGPIPRCKPFKYTYEKEIVMYAYFKKLDYFSTECIYSPNAYRGFAREFIKDLERIRPRAILDIIKSGENFRISTTTKMPEQGTCERCGYISSQKWCKACVLLDGLNRGLPKLGIGRSRVGNGCKEENENESRGRKSIESKQCGSLDF